The proteins below come from a single Tribolium castaneum strain GA2 chromosome 9, icTriCast1.1, whole genome shotgun sequence genomic window:
- the ND-39 gene encoding NADH dehydrogenase [ubiquinone] 1 alpha subcomplex subunit 9, mitochondrial encodes MAAVIFTGAQLLKQQGGFIGIAYVKTANYSTESKAYNLSALKRGTGGRSSFNGIVATVFGCGGFIGRYVCNRLGKNGSQLILPYRGDPYDVMRLKVCGDLGQVYFHPFDLRDEESIEKVCRYSNVVINLIGRDWETRNFSFDDVHVKGARLLAKVAKRSGVERFIHLSALNAEETPEAVILKGGSKFLASKWRGEQAVLEEFPEATIFRPADVYGQEDRFLRYYGHIWRRQATYLPLWKKGEETIKQPVFVSDLASGIMAALKDSDTAGKVYQAVGPKRYYLSELVDWFFRVMRKDKDWGYWRYDMRYDPIFQIRVTLTEKLRVGFPIGNLHWERVEREHVTDVVHSEVPTLEDLGVALTHMEDQVPWELKPYTYGLYQGLVDLEEPYTPPAPPTPVA; translated from the exons atggcGGCTGTAATATTTACAGGGGCCCAATTATTAA AACAACAAGGGGGTTTTATCGGAATCGCCTACGTAAAAACAGCGAATTACAGCACCGAAAGCAAAGCGTACAACTTATCAGCTTTAAAACGGGGAACTGGTGGTAGATCCAGCTTTAATGGAATAGTGGCAACAGTTTTTGGGTGCGGGGGCTTCATAGGACGTTATGTTTGCAATAGACTTGGAAAAAACGGCAGTCAA TTAATCTTGCCCTACAGAGGCGATCCCTATGATGTAATGCGTTTGAAAGTATGTGGGGATTTGGGCCAAGTATATTTCCACCCGTTCGATTTAAGAGATGAAGAATCAATCGAAAAAGTCTGTCGTTACTCAAACGTAGTCATAAATTTGATCGGACGAGACTGGGAAACGCGAAACTTCAGTTTCGATGATGTTCATGTAAAGGGCGCACGACTTTTAGCAAAAGTTGCCAAAAGGTCGGGGGTTGAGCGATTTATTCATTTGTCGGCTTTGAACGCCGAGGAGACGCCTGAGGCGGTCATCTTGAAAGGGGGCTCGAAATTTTTAGCGAGCAAATGGCGGGGGGAACAAGCCGTCTTGGAGGAGTTCCCCGAGGCCACTATTTTCAGGCCTGCGGACGTCTATGGCCAGGAAGACAGATTCTTGAG aTACTATGGCCATATTTGGAGACGCCAAGCCACCTATTTGCCCCTATGGAAAAAGGGCGAAGAAACTATCAAACAGCCGGTGTTTGTCAGCGATTTGGCGTCTGGCATAATGGCCGCGCTGAAGGATTCAGACACTGCTGGAAAAGTCTACCAGGCCGTGGg TCCGAAACGGTACTACCTCTCTGAGCTTGTGGACTGGTTCTTCAGGGTGATGCGTAAAGACAAAGATTGGGGCTACTGGCGGTACGACATGCGCTACGACCCCATTTTCCAAATTAGAGTCACTTTGACTGAAAAACTGCGAGTTGGTTTCCCGATTGGAAACCTACACTGGGAGCGCGTCGAAAGGGAACATGTCACAGACGTGGTCCACAGTGAAGTTCCCACACTTGAGGATTTAGGTGTGGCTTTGACACACATGGAGGACCAAGTCCCCTGGGAGCTGAAACCTTACACTTATGGTTTGTACCAAGGTCTTGTTGACCTGGAGGAACCCTACACCCCACCGGCGCCACCTACTCCCGTAGCTTAA